Within the Trichoderma breve strain T069 chromosome 3, whole genome shotgun sequence genome, the region ACGAAGCTACATATTTATTCCATACTTTGTTACCATTAACCGATATTTACTATATAGTCTTCTTTGCAGACTCCAATAGCTTCGTCTACGACATAGGAGGGCATATTCTCCATCCCCTACTTCACCATGGCAGATCAACTTGACGAAGAGGACTCTTCAAAGAGAGTTCTCGTTGCGAGAAAAATGCTCAAAACTATGGGGTTTCACGAAGAAATGTTAAGAAGTATCGTCACATCATGGCTTGTTCCCCGGTTTAGACCAGAGATTACCTCCGAACTGGGTCAAAGTCTTACCAGAATCCAAGACGTTGGGTTCCTGGGGATAGCAAACAACTCCACCGAGGGGCTAAGACCTTACCGAATGTTCGACATTGCAGATCGTATGCTTGTCGATAACATCGATCCATCAGCACCATACTGCATGGTATCCCACCGCTGGAAGGACCCTGAAATCAACCTCGATCTACTTCGAAAGGCGAGACAAGACGTCTCTGAGTCATATCCAGTTTGGTACAACTCGGATCGGAATGACGTTGAGATCATTTTAAAATACTGTAAGGAGAAGGtgaagcagcaaagaaaagatgtTAACGGTTATGCCGTGAAGAGTAGACTTGATGAGAGGCTATCACAGCAAGGTTGCTATGTCCTATCTCTTCTTGGGATGCACCACCAGAGCAGAAAGATTCACACAGAAGTACGTGAAGCGCACGCAAACTTAGAGAGGATCGTACGAGACCAAAAGGTTATAGAGATGGAAAACAGAGTATACAAGGACCTCAACAATAAGGCGAAATATCCTGGTGGTGGAAATACAAATGGAACATCGACAGCGGAGGCCGATCAATACGAGCCTACAACCAATAATGTTGATGAGAACCACGACGTTATCAAGGCCGCGTACGACAGAGTATTTGACACAGAGTGGGAAAGAGACAAGCAGTCGGAGAACATAAAATTCGATGCCCTCAGTGGGGATCTCCGTGAGGCAGTGGACGGCATGATTCGCTGCTTACGTCTATGGAGATCCGCCATCAAAATCGAGCAATCCATTCTCAAGGCTGGAGAGATTTTTGACCGCGGCTTGTTACCTGgccaaaagcaacaaaagtCTTATGTGTGGCTTGATACCTGCTGCATAGACAAGAGCAACCATAACGAGTATTCCGAATCAATGTCCCTGATGGGGGATTGGTATGCACAATCTGCATTTACCCTGGTGCACCTGGACACTGGATTCGATAAGTCGCCCAAAGGATCTGATGCAGAGATCTATTGGAAGGAGTTCTTGGACACAGATGGCGATTATGAGAAGTTGGCCTCAATCCCGGATCGAGAATTGGATCAAGTTCAGAGCTACAGAGATATTGACAATGAGCCGGAAGTTGAGTGGTCTACGAGAGGATGGACGCTGCAGGAATTGGTCATGAGTAGGATGACGTTCTTTGTCAATGCTGACTGGGAGTTCCTACACCGACCTGTTGAGAATCTAGGACGCGCATATCATCTCATACCTTATATCGATCTATATACAGAGGCTCTCGACGCCAAACCCACCCCGAACTCGTGGAAGCCCGAAGTCTTGATGACCGCGCTGTTGAACTCTGGGGCGGTTCTCCAAAGTGACGCGATGAAAGTGGTTTACCCTAGGATTCAAAAGGAATCAGAGGAGGTGGAGGTCGATGATAGCCAGTCTTTGAGCAACAGGCTTTTGACTTCAATTGCGATGCCATGGAATTTGATGGACACCGTGTTCCATGTCGTCAAACCCGAACCAACTAAGAGCGAGATACTAAACGACAAATCCTCACGAGACGCCTTGCTACGAGAAATATCGGTGCTTTGGGACCCAACATTAGCCACTCGGTTTCCTGTGATTGAGGCGAAcgaaaaggacaaggcaaagcaaaagctTTTCATGGTTCCCGAAAATGCATTCCCTCAAACTAGCCCAGACGCAGAGGAGAGGGTGTTACATGCGCTCTCTATCATCAAAGCTCTTGAGTTGATAGGATTCTGTTTCCCCAAGGACATATCCCGTGAGACTGCCAAATCCGAAATGGCGCAAGCCGTGTTCTTTGCCGCCGTGGGGCTCATCGAATGCTACGACGAAACTCGGTACCCCATTATTGTTCAGCGAATGCTACAGAGTGAGATCGGTGGGGGCAAACCGACTGAAGCCCAGGAAAAGGAACTGCTGAGGCTGAAAAGGGATGGGGAGAAGCGGGTGAAACTTGAGATGAGGAAAAAGCTCTTCCAAGAGCTGCTCAACTCTTTTCCCGAAGCAAAAGAACACTGCTCCATCGATGAAATGAAGAatatggaagaaaaagaagaggcattATCCAAAACTCTTGCGTACATCTTGCATGTTGTCGTCGACCTGGTGAAACCTCTGATCCAGGAGGACCGACAGTATATTGCGGACTTTGGCAACATCACACTCCTCGACTCATGGATAGACGGTACCCAAAGATTTGGTTTCACCACCCAAGAGGTCATGACTTTAGCATGCGAACGAAGGACTACAAAGTCGTTTGATCGTGCATATTCATTGATGGGTATCTTGGGCGTTCGGTTCCCAACTTTTTCCGCAGAGGGATATGAGAAAGCACTCTGCAGACTCCTCGATGAAACAATCACCATCCATAACGATGTGTCAGTTTTTAACTGGGTCGGATACAACAAAGGAAG harbors:
- a CDS encoding heterokaryon incompatibility protein (HET) domain-containing protein — encoded protein: MADQLDEEDSSKRVLVARKMLKTMGFHEEMLRSIVTSWLVPRFRPEITSELGQSLTRIQDVGFLGIANNSTEGLRPYRMFDIADRMLVDNIDPSAPYCMVSHRWKDPEINLDLLRKARQDVSESYPVWYNSDRNDVEIILKYCKEKVKQQRKDVNGYAVKSRLDERLSQQGCYVLSLLGMHHQSRKIHTEVREAHANLERIVRDQKVIEMENRVYKDLNNKAKYPGGGNTNGTSTAEADQYEPTTNNVDENHDVIKAAYDRVFDTEWERDKQSENIKFDALSGDLREAVDGMIRCLRLWRSAIKIEQSILKAGEIFDRGLLPGQKQQKSYVWLDTCCIDKSNHNEYSESMSLMGDWYAQSAFTLVHLDTGFDKSPKGSDAEIYWKEFLDTDGDYEKLASIPDRELDQVQSYRDIDNEPEVEWSTRGWTLQELVMSRMTFFVNADWEFLHRPVENLGRAYHLIPYIDLYTEALDAKPTPNSWKPEVLMTALLNSGAVLQSDAMKVVYPRIQKESEEVEVDDSQSLSNRLLTSIAMPWNLMDTVFHVVKPEPTKSEILNDKSSRDALLREISVLWDPTLATRFPVIEANEKDKAKQKLFMVPENAFPQTSPDAEERVLHALSIIKALELIGFCFPKDISRETAKSEMAQAVFFAAVGLIECYDETRYPIIVQRMLQSEIGGGKPTEAQEKELLRLKRDGEKRVKLEMRKKLFQELLNSFPEAKEHCSIDEMKNMEEKEEALSKTLAYILHVVVDLVKPLIQEDRQYIADFGNITLLDSWIDGTQRFGFTTQEVMTLACERRTTKSFDRAYSLMGILGVRFPTFSAEGYEKALCRLLDETITIHNDVSVFNWVGYNKGSSMRGRSMYPSTQEAYKAKGGRLHSRNSFSEIEKDKMLRTTSSYHAVVALLRDAIDFLKKNTPPKQEVEWIQDIATIVKSFKLDELKTPPVDHSRAEKLGSHASVHSRAEALPYEIEIISKFIGYIINPSTRPKPGPKDEPQTITMRNLTSQVSINTEMEQVYDIPVRVSADDTEPVERPVSPMTNQDLTPADDVSAVAPTEIPSPGGGVDDESTPLGRKSRFVEQLSEAGKTPVASAVESHNKAQDGDEIANPDDDVTRYLQNWASRVSQGFKADRNTPKDILPAKIDGIQYKVEEEQHQEISTNKVSYFGSSNMISPHPIIVTNAGIEGIFDVQRVIITMADIDGLRQQVEHTTSTEQIISGYCSISTGFAQVIVRFSCKSGLLRKQLEVNDGIDFDVIKEKSPSKKEDKKREHKTTAKVLWNKLKRDKKDKDDKDGDKKKKKKKGKDEANDGTESDLLGSENLDDSGNKNEIENEASEGQQIRDTDEEKTISRMIKFIQEEDLRLVAGEWVLARCSGVTDANWFLCHLELGSTHPFYGYRIPTSEIDFENCIPEDGLVLAWNTYMNRKKEEMCKILTMLLKSKERKLKRRKLVGRILRDLAPVDEKAEHEPEDIRQSVVDRIDTNDGEIGNTQNEYDYLDEYTQDRSEAARGLRPSSEHHSYDSAMSMPQDDMWSAPVDPQSQFTASSFETPSNLPNQELRPEDSVSNIGDQDSRPSQQPPTLRGSTAASKDGEDDDEKSHFWDYLPFIEKVAETKAKHFDKHLSATVLKDTPAVLRQAIENLNDNRDFLPAMFHSAKKVHMF